In Mixta intestinalis, the following are encoded in one genomic region:
- a CDS encoding SGNH/GDSL hydrolase family protein: MQRITIALFLSVFTMNSYALPAEQSDSAISVVKLDKMIGSTKTEPSFDDSELNKKVTSRTLSSTQNSTYIKCTYRLDNDPTNPGSSWMWAKYPPQPDSYAIVYGYWRDNQMSTNMFYTKASAQHLEEICKFTLRQAGVNSDFTLPYAGDSFFSYYYNFWSQGSNLPEADLAGIKLDRMVIFGDSLSDNINVYNATRGVIPQNMTWFYGRFSNGLLWHEYWTKDKLHIPGYVWATANAESNFKPLFPGFTEQLDNFKNYITHADGYDIKKTLFIVLFGGNDFITGNKVPDDIINAYRNNLGRLAQMGAGQVAILNLPDFSGIPAVRNWSAADKQALKEKSALFNIKLEALVKELQATYSDTRFVTLSLDKAFSHLHTHAAELGFVNTTETCLDIKGDKAVYAYYYSPREACKNSAGKYIYWDPMHPTTYTYSQLSEMLFDELVTKLQAQAAE; the protein is encoded by the coding sequence ATGCAAAGAATAACAATTGCTCTATTTTTGAGCGTGTTTACGATGAACAGTTATGCTCTTCCAGCAGAGCAATCTGACTCCGCCATATCTGTTGTAAAATTAGATAAGATGATAGGTAGCACCAAAACGGAACCATCATTTGATGACAGCGAATTAAATAAAAAAGTTACCTCCAGAACGTTAAGTTCAACTCAAAATAGCACATATATAAAATGTACTTACCGGCTTGATAACGATCCTACCAATCCAGGCTCGTCATGGATGTGGGCTAAATACCCGCCTCAGCCTGACAGCTATGCAATAGTATATGGCTATTGGCGCGATAACCAAATGTCCACCAATATGTTCTACACTAAAGCTTCTGCTCAGCATCTGGAGGAAATCTGTAAATTCACCTTACGTCAGGCGGGAGTTAACAGTGATTTTACCTTACCTTATGCCGGCGACTCTTTTTTCTCATACTATTATAATTTCTGGAGCCAGGGCAGTAATCTACCGGAAGCGGATCTGGCGGGAATTAAACTGGACAGAATGGTAATATTCGGTGATAGCCTTTCAGATAACATCAATGTCTATAATGCCACCCGTGGCGTTATCCCTCAAAACATGACCTGGTTTTACGGGCGTTTTTCCAATGGTCTGTTATGGCATGAGTACTGGACAAAGGATAAGTTACATATTCCCGGTTATGTTTGGGCAACCGCTAATGCAGAAAGTAATTTCAAGCCTCTGTTTCCCGGCTTTACCGAACAACTGGATAACTTTAAAAACTATATAACCCATGCTGATGGTTATGATATAAAGAAAACATTATTTATCGTACTTTTTGGCGGCAACGATTTTATTACCGGTAATAAGGTTCCGGATGATATTATCAACGCTTATCGCAACAATCTTGGAAGACTGGCACAAATGGGAGCCGGACAAGTTGCTATACTGAACCTGCCCGATTTCTCTGGTATTCCCGCAGTGCGAAACTGGAGTGCGGCTGATAAGCAAGCATTAAAAGAGAAATCCGCTCTGTTTAATATAAAACTGGAAGCGTTAGTTAAGGAATTACAGGCCACTTATTCTGATACTCGTTTTGTTACGCTTTCGCTGGATAAAGCCTTCTCGCATCTGCATACTCATGCAGCTGAACTGGGCTTCGTCAACACCACTGAAACCTGCCTCGATATCAAAGGTGACAAAGCGGTTTATGCCTACTATTACTCGCCACGAGAGGCTTGTAAAAATAGCGCTGGAAAATATATCTACTGGGATCCAATGCATCCAACAACCTACACTTATTCTCAGCTGTCCGAAATGCTGTTCGATGAACTGGTGACTAAGCTGCAAGCGCAAGCGGCAGAATAA
- the crcB gene encoding fluoride efflux transporter CrcB: MLKSMLAVMFGGAAGCTLRWLISLRFNALFPNLPPGTLLVNLAGGLIIGMATAWFMKHPQLSPEWKLLIVTGLCGGLTTFSTFSVEMMTLMQSGKYLWAMGHMLIHVIGSLLMTFAGFLLVTLLS, translated from the coding sequence ATGCTGAAATCGATGCTGGCCGTGATGTTTGGCGGCGCCGCAGGCTGTACGCTGCGCTGGTTAATCTCTTTACGCTTTAATGCGCTGTTTCCTAACCTTCCTCCCGGCACGCTGCTGGTTAACCTGGCGGGCGGGCTGATAATCGGTATGGCGACCGCCTGGTTTATGAAGCATCCACAGCTTTCGCCGGAGTGGAAGCTGCTGATCGTCACCGGGCTGTGCGGCGGCCTGACCACCTTTTCCACCTTCTCGGTAGAGATGATGACGTTGATGCAGAGCGGGAAATATCTCTGGGCGATGGGGCATATGCTGATCCACGTTATCGGTTCGCTGCTGATGACCTTTGCCGGTTTTCTGCTGGTCACGCTGCTCAGCTAA
- a CDS encoding alpha/beta hydrolase, with protein sequence MTKKRVIFLHGVGSNGDDLAGLGLHWAPHLPGVTFAAPDAPFRFDHGPGYQWFSLDGVTPQNRVDRLIAARSAFDDTLRGLLNAHQIDRPEKVLLVGFSQGAMMALDALASGRWSLAGVVAFSGRLATPEPLIPLRHTPVLLAHGRVDAVIPWEESESAALRLKAAGLPVETLFENGIGHTISGAGAQRAVSFIARCFDITDAL encoded by the coding sequence ATGACAAAAAAACGGGTGATATTTCTGCATGGGGTCGGCAGCAACGGCGATGATTTAGCCGGGCTCGGACTACATTGGGCACCCCACTTGCCGGGCGTCACTTTTGCCGCCCCTGACGCTCCTTTTCGCTTCGATCATGGCCCCGGTTATCAGTGGTTCAGTCTCGACGGCGTTACGCCGCAAAACCGCGTCGACAGGTTAATCGCCGCCCGTTCCGCCTTCGACGACACGCTGCGCGGTCTGCTAAACGCGCATCAGATCGATCGGCCAGAAAAGGTACTGCTGGTCGGTTTTTCGCAGGGCGCAATGATGGCGCTGGACGCGCTGGCATCGGGGCGCTGGTCGCTGGCGGGCGTGGTGGCTTTTTCCGGTCGGCTGGCAACGCCCGAGCCGCTGATACCGCTACGCCATACGCCAGTGCTGCTGGCGCATGGCCGGGTTGATGCGGTGATCCCCTGGGAAGAGAGCGAATCTGCCGCGCTGCGGCTGAAGGCTGCGGGTTTGCCGGTGGAGACACTGTTTGAAAACGGCATCGGTCACACCATTTCCGGGGCGGGCGCGCAGCGAGCGGTCAGCTTTATTGCCCGCTGCTTCGATATTACCGACGCGTTATGA
- a CDS encoding sugar phosphate isomerase/epimerase family protein: protein MSNNPTFLNLVLLSGETHAQLQAAKQAGFDRVEIWQNNIESAEGGAAAVREQAQQLGLGFINCQVLSDFAGAPLDIRNEKRRQAQQFFQLAQAIGCDTVQAPACTRADCQADLIDEDLRWLSAEAARHQLRIMYEPMAWSTIDNRLEATWQRLERLALPNVGLVVDLFHITARGDDARVLDTIPPEQIYEVQLCDTVEAVTPGEMDRLIETARHRRLLPGDGNLPVAEFVDALKRKGYRGPVGIEVFNDRLQQQPPQRAAQQAFAALRRCWS from the coding sequence ATGAGCAACAACCCTACATTTCTTAATTTAGTGCTGCTTTCCGGCGAAACCCATGCGCAGCTACAGGCAGCTAAGCAGGCTGGTTTTGATCGGGTAGAAATTTGGCAGAACAACATTGAGTCCGCCGAGGGCGGCGCGGCGGCGGTACGCGAGCAGGCGCAGCAGCTGGGGCTGGGCTTTATCAACTGTCAGGTGCTGAGCGATTTTGCTGGCGCTCCGCTGGACATCCGCAACGAAAAACGCCGACAGGCGCAGCAGTTTTTCCAGCTGGCGCAGGCGATTGGTTGCGATACGGTACAGGCCCCCGCCTGTACCCGCGCTGATTGCCAGGCCGATCTGATCGATGAAGATTTACGCTGGCTCTCCGCTGAAGCGGCGCGTCATCAGCTACGTATTATGTATGAGCCGATGGCCTGGAGCACTATTGATAACCGGCTGGAAGCGACCTGGCAACGACTGGAACGCCTGGCGCTACCCAATGTTGGGCTGGTAGTGGATCTGTTCCATATTACCGCGCGCGGCGATGATGCCCGTGTGCTGGATACTATCCCGCCAGAACAGATTTATGAGGTGCAGCTGTGCGATACGGTAGAGGCGGTTACGCCGGGAGAAATGGATCGGCTGATCGAGACGGCGCGCCATCGTCGGCTGCTGCCTGGTGACGGTAATTTACCGGTGGCGGAGTTTGTTGATGCGCTGAAACGCAAGGGCTACCGCGGTCCGGTAGGCATTGAAGTGTTCAACGATCGGCTTCAACAGCAGCCGCCACAGCGTGCAGCCCAGCAGGCGTTCGCCGCGCTACGCCGCTGCTGGTCATAA
- a CDS encoding general stress protein: MTQHRGGSGNFAEDRQKASEAGKKGGQHSGGNFKNDREKASEAGKKGGQNSRRS; encoded by the coding sequence ATGACTCAGCATCGTGGTGGTTCAGGTAACTTTGCAGAAGATCGTCAGAAAGCGTCTGAAGCAGGTAAAAAAGGCGGCCAGCATAGCGGCGGCAATTTCAAAAATGACCGTGAAAAAGCCTCTGAAGCAGGCAAGAAAGGCGGTCAGAACAGCCGTCGTAGCTAA
- a CDS encoding ferritin-like domain-containing protein: protein MSIKTLEDLFIHDLSDVYSAEKQISRALPKMARAATDEKLIEAFKTHLEETQGQIERLDQLVEATPEVRIKRMKCHALEGLVEEAQEIIDSVEKGVVRDAGLIGAAQKVEHYEIAAYGTLRALAVKLGYKEAARLLEETLQEEKATDEKLTLIAEKTQ from the coding sequence ATGAGTATTAAGACGCTGGAAGACCTGTTTATCCACGATCTCTCTGATGTTTACAGCGCTGAGAAACAAATCAGCCGTGCCCTGCCGAAAATGGCCCGCGCTGCTACCGATGAAAAACTTATCGAAGCGTTCAAAACTCATCTGGAAGAAACGCAGGGTCAAATCGAGCGCCTCGACCAGCTGGTTGAAGCTACACCTGAAGTTCGTATCAAACGTATGAAATGCCATGCGCTGGAAGGCCTGGTAGAAGAAGCGCAGGAAATTATTGATTCTGTTGAGAAAGGCGTAGTACGTGATGCGGGCCTGATCGGTGCAGCACAGAAAGTAGAACACTACGAAATTGCCGCTTACGGCACGCTGCGTGCGCTGGCTGTTAAGCTGGGCTATAAAGAAGCGGCACGTCTGCTGGAAGAAACGCTGCAAGAAGAGAAAGCAACCGATGAAAAACTGACCCTCATCGCTGAAAAAACGCAGTAA